The sequence AACACTGGAGATAAGCAAACTAAAGTCAATACCAAACAAACCAAATTTGATTTGTCTGAAAACTACATTTATGGGGATAAGGACACTACTTTCTTTACTAAAATGACACCAATTCTTATGGGCTTCTTTGTCTTCTTCTTCGTGTTCCTCATCTCAGGTATGGCTCTTCTTAAAGAACGCACGACAGGTACACTTGACCGTCTTTTAGCTACACCAGTTAAACGCTCTGATATCGTCTTTGGTTATATGCTGTCTTATAGTCTCATTGCAGCATTGCAAACAACGGTTATTGTTTTGTCAACTATCTGGCTTCTAGACTTAGAAGTTCTTGGTAATATAGGAGATGTTATTGTTGTTAATATTCTCTTTGCTCTCGTTGCCCTATCCTTTGGTCTTTTGCTATCCACCTTAGCCCAATCAGAATTCCAAATGATGCAATTTATTCCTATTGTTATTGTTCCACAAATCTTTTTTTCAGGCATTATTTCACTAGATTCCATGGCAGACTGGGTACAATCTCTCGGTAAAATTTTACCTCTCTATTACACTGGACATGCTCTATCAAAAATTATTTTAAATGGTACTAGTATTTTTGATCTTGAACCTGACTTGTTTGCCCTTCTTATCTTCTTAACTATTTTAACGGCGCTTAATGTTATTGGACTAAAACGCTACCGCAAGGTATAATAAAAGAAATAAGAGTGAGGTAATTATGGAAAACAACACGATTTTACACAACTATCAGGATTGGCTAGAGCATCAC comes from Streptococcus troglodytae and encodes:
- a CDS encoding ABC transporter permease, with the translated sequence MRILAISKKVLIELLRDKRSLALLFLAPIFIMWLMNAAFSASTDTHVKIASVNVSDTVTKALDDIKHISSKDYKTEKAAKKALKDEKVDAILVYKDKENYEMTYANTDPSKTSLTRQAIKNTLKQTQVQKLVQNLKKAQEAQAKAAQAQGNSVQSEINNGTQAQAANNTGDKQTKVNTKQTKFDLSENYIYGDKDTTFFTKMTPILMGFFVFFFVFLISGMALLKERTTGTLDRLLATPVKRSDIVFGYMLSYSLIAALQTTVIVLSTIWLLDLEVLGNIGDVIVVNILFALVALSFGLLLSTLAQSEFQMMQFIPIVIVPQIFFSGIISLDSMADWVQSLGKILPLYYTGHALSKIILNGTSIFDLEPDLFALLIFLTILTALNVIGLKRYRKV